From the Branchiostoma floridae strain S238N-H82 unplaced genomic scaffold, Bfl_VNyyK Sc7u5tJ_1578, whole genome shotgun sequence genome, the window GGTGATTTCATCACTTAGCGGTGCAATATGCCGTTGGGCGCCAGGAGGAGCCAGTTGTTGAATTGATTAAGGCGGAGTTAAAATCCCTTGGTGATTAATTCCATTTGACGACTGTATGGTACATCCTTACGGCACAATCACAACTGTCATAAGATTGTCGTAACTTGCTGTCGTTGTACCTGTTGTACGACATGTGTTGATGACTTAAGGAAGGAGACTTGTAACGTGTTTTGCTTTCATTGTCCTTCTGTTGAAGTGGTTGATAGAATAAAGTTTAATTCTGGTACGTCAGTACaatcacacaaaacacacacaagtaggtataaaaatatgtatttactttccgtacacatgtacatatgatgatgatgtaatatAAGGTAATATATTATGCATTTCAATGACACACATCTTTAACTACAACTTAATTATGTACAGTTCATTTACAAGACTAGGAGTACAGCCTATTCAGGGATGTATTTAGTTTGACCAAACCATGCTATTTCTTAAGTAGCACTTCGCAGGGTAGGCATCCGTCAGTCTCGAGAGGGATTCTGTAGCAGTTTAACGCTATTACCTAATAACAGCAAACGTCTTCATAAATGCTTAACTAATAACAATGATTTACGTTAAGATCAGTTCTTGTAGGAGGAGAAATGATTTGAGCATTCGAAATTCACAGAGGCTATAAAGACAACAAGAAGATTGTTGTGTTTACATGGACTTCCTTTTGTGGAAAAAATGGTTGTAACTCCAGAAAGCTCCCAAACAAAGCTATCTAGATTAAGGCCTACAATAGAAGGCCTAGGTTTAAGATTTGAGGCTACTCGAGATGTATCTCTGACGTCAGGTGTTCCTCACTCTGAAGTCCAGATTTTCAAAGTTAGAGTGTTATGACTAGAGGTTGAGAGTCGTTGATATGTTACAAGCCTGTTTTGCCTCCTTCATCCCTAAAACGGATGCTTTTGCTTCTCTCTAGGATCTATGAATTTGATTATTGGCGTACCGAACAATAAAGAGGGTTGACAAGGAGCTGTCAAAGGACATAGGTTAGCACACCTGATGTTTACCATTTGCGCTGGGACCTCTGTGATTAATCCTAATGCTCAGTCCCCCTACCCTTATAACTGTTAAGGCTGTCTCGCTCCTCAAATTCTCCCACTGCTGTTCCTCCTCTTCTACATTCTGAACCTGTCTGCCGTCATACAGGGGTCTGTTATCCATGTAAACTTTGCCTTTCATGGTTCTCACAAAATCTCTGACTCCTTCGGCGCTGAACCTGTTGTAAAACAACCTGACGTCCTCCACAGTCGTCCTAACTTTCAGCCATGCAGCTATGGTGGGGAGGGACTCGTCACTGATGGAATTATACTCAAGATTTACATGGGTGAGGTTGGGAAGGTTAGTGAATGATGCAACTACTGCTCTAACGTCAGAAAACATGTTAAGACTAAGGTTAACcttttttaaagtttgataaTTACCTAAATCTTGAGCAAGATCAGGCACTGCCTCATTATTAATGGaattgtgactgagatctatctcctccaagttggggaggggaggtaagaagtctcccctgtcagacaacttgttaCCTCTGAGGTTCAACTTTCTCAGGTTCTGACATGAACCCAAACCTTCAACAAGACCAGGCACTGCAGCCTcatcactaatggcattgtgactgagatctatctcctccaagttCGGAAGGGAAGGTAAGAAGTCTCCCctgtcagacaacttgttatgacTAAGATTCACCTTTTTCAAGTTCTGACATGAACCAAGACCTTCCGCAAGACCaggcactgcctcatcactaatGGTATTGTGATTGAGATCGATCTCCTCcaagttggggaggggaggtaagaagtctcccgtgtcagacaacttgttatgacTAAGGTTCAATTTCTTCAGGTTCTGACATGAACAAAGACTTTCAACAAGACTAGGCACTGCAACGTCACTAAAGCCCCTGTCGTGAAGATCTATCTCGGTAGGACCTCTGTGGGTAATCTGAACTGTAAGTTGTCTGACTTCCACACCTATCCAACCTGTCTCCATCCACAGCCTGTCCCACTGCTGTTCCTCCTTTCGTATATCCTCCCCATCGGATTCCTCAAGCTTGCCCTCATCAGCCAGGCTGCCGTCATACAGGAGTGTGTAACCACTGTAAGCCTTTCCCTTAATGGTTCTCACAAAATCTCTGACCCCTTCAGCACTGAAGCTATTGTCGTACAAGTAGACTCGCTCCACATCTGTTCTAACCTTCAGCCATGCAGCTATGTTGGAGAGGGACTCATCGAGGATGGCATTGTTAGCAATATGTATATTGTCCAGGAAGGGAagtttgataaaagcttctaTCAGTTCCCCAACATCAGACAACTTGTTGTATTTAAGATCTACCGTCTTCAGATTCTGACACGAACCAAGACCTTTGGCAAGACTAGGAACTGCCGcatcactaatggcattgtgactgagatctatctcctccaagttggggaggggaggtaagaagtctccccTATCAGACAACTGGTTATTACtaaggttcaccttcttcaTGTTCTGACATGAACCAAGACCTTGAGCAAGACCAGGCACGGCCTCgtcactaatggcattgtggctgagatctatctcctccaaattggggaggggaggtaagaagtctcccctgtcagacaacttgttactgctaaggttcaccttcttcaggttctgacatgaaccaagaccttcagcaagaccaggcactgcctcatcactaattacattgtgactgagatctatctcctccaagttagggaggggaggtaagaagCCTGCCctgtcagacaacttgttatgactaaggttcaccttcttcagcttctgacatgaaccaagaccttcagcaagaccaggcactgcctcatcactGATGGCATTGTGgctgagatctatctcctccaaaTTGGGGAGGGGAGGTAGGAAGTCACCCCTGTCAGACAAGTTGTTATGGCtaaggttcaccttcttcagaTTCTGACATGAACCAAGACTCTTAGCAAGACCAGACACTGCCTCATCACTAACggcattgtgactgagatctatctcctccaagtcggggaggggaggtaagaagtctcccctatcagacaacttgttataactaaggttcaccttcttcaggttctgaCAAGAAGCAAGACCTTCAGCAAGAGCAGGCACTACCTCgtcactaatggcattgtgactgagatctatcCCCTCGAAGTCCTGGAGAGCATTTTGTCTGTTAGAGATAAGAAGATTGTCACTGATGTTGTTCCCAGAAATCTCCACCTGAATCTGTTTGCATTGATCCTGtagcagcagcaacaacaataaTGCTCCCTTGTTGGAGATCTTGTTATATTCAAGATTGACATGATTTAGGTTTTGACATGAGCCAACACCTTTAACAATACCAGAcactgcctcatcactaatGACATTGTGGCTtagatctatctcctccaagttggGGAGGGGTGGCAAAAAGTCTCCCTtgtcagacaacttgttatggCTAAGGTCTACCCTCTTTAGCTTCTGACATGAACCAAGACCCTCAGCAAGATCAGACACTGCCTCgtcactaatggcattgtgactgagatctatctcccTTATGTTTTGAAAAGTCTGTAATTGCCCGACAAGAGCTTTGATATTCTTACTTATCAACTCAGAGTTGGTGCAACACAATAGCTCAAGCGGAGGGAACTTCCCAGTCTCTGTATTCTCAACGGGTAGAGATGCCAGACCTTGAAATAATATCGACCAAGCGGAGGTGTTGGTGTTAGGTAGGAAATCAAATTTTAATTCAACTAGGGATTGCAGACTTTGGAAATACGACACAAGGTTTTCAGCGGCCATGTCAGGTATTCCATTGACTCTTCTCATGGATCCTGGGGGGTACCTACCTTGAACAGTTAACCGTTTGATGTCAAACGGGCGAAAGGATAGAATTCCTGGCCAGGTATCGCAGGGGGTTTTACACTGTAaagtaaatgttgcaaaaaccaCTGACAAAACACACTCATCAGTACACCAGCATTCAGCAAATTCTACATTTTCGAGTTTGTGAAggcatttcaaaatgtttatggCCTCTGCAACTTCGCTATTGCTCGCGGATATCACTGCAATGACCAAGTTGGCGACGTTTGGAGTAAATAACAGTGATTTTGACAGGTTACTGAGGGCACCATTAGAGTATGATCTTAACCTGATAGTCATCTTTTGTATGGAGAAAGCGAATTGCAAATACCGGTGAATGGTTTCAGCAtcaatatttttgtcattttgggCAAACTTGCATTCTTTAATAAAACTACCTTTGTCTGTAGATGTATCTGGCATACATTCAAAGAGAGGCAGATAACTGAGTAATTTGACTTGATTGGCATGAccaacgtttgatacgggtttTCGTCCAAAGGGATACTGTTTCAGTACATTTCTGATACTTATATTTGCTGGAAGCCTTATTGTTTGGATAAATGTTGTACTCTTGATGAATTGTGTCAGGCAGTGGAGGCCATGATGGGAGATTTCAGGGAGAGCAGACAAGTCTAGGGTTTTGTTAGGAAATAACTTCTC encodes:
- the LOC118408377 gene encoding leucine-rich repeat protein soc-2 homolog, yielding MEGGPMSEEEESRSSNSGEDQPNERSPDDTDREASASGSGGRHSNMDGGAISQEDGTTSLDSAAHIDTVSHSVYPTGEDALAWNDCLQDFFKTDEDTTRVIQQSWPSNLLVKHLIRDSEAKDAFQFVHDSIRQYFMAVWVAHTVRTQTDCTELLRVCAEKSAHLPITCYSLAHLLGMADSPPTYLSQFTFQNIREIDLSHNAISDEAVSDLAEGLGSCQKLKRVDLSHNKLSDKGDFLPPLPNLEEIDLSHNVISDEAVSGIVKGVGSCQNLNHVNLEYNKISNKGALLLLLLLQDQCKQIQVEISGNNISDNLLISNRQNALQDFEGIDLSHNAISDEVVPALAEGLASCQNLKKVNLSYNKLSDRGDFLPPLPDLEEIDLSHNAVSDEAVSGLAKSLGSCQNLKKVNLSHNNLSDRGDFLPPLPNLEEIDLSHNAISDEAVPGLAEGLGSDAAVPSLAKGLGSCQNLKTVDLKYNKLSDVGELIEAFIKLPFLDNIHIANNAILDESLSNIAAWLKVRTDVERVYLYDNSFSAEGVRDFVRTIKGKAYSGYTLLYDGSLADEGKLEESDGEDIRKEEQQWDRLWMETAAWLKVRTTVEDVRLFYNRFSAEGVRDFVRTMKGKVYMDNRPLYDGRQVQNVEEEEQQWENLRSETALTVIRSEEHLTSEIHLE